One stretch of Dissulfurimicrobium hydrothermale DNA includes these proteins:
- a CDS encoding Fur family transcriptional regulator, with product MKTNKIRMTRQREIIIQELRALKTHPTADELYDKVKKRLPRISLATIYRNLETLAALNIIQKLEVTGRQKRFDWDTSNHYHIKCIKCGRVDDIPAIQLNEIERAVTDPCGYTVLGHRLEFEGICPGCKKKGERSSSKER from the coding sequence ATGAAAACAAACAAGATCAGGATGACCCGGCAACGTGAGATAATAATTCAGGAACTGAGGGCGCTCAAAACCCATCCGACGGCAGATGAACTGTATGACAAGGTCAAAAAACGCCTCCCTAGGATCAGCCTTGCAACCATCTACCGCAATCTGGAAACACTTGCAGCCCTAAATATCATTCAAAAACTTGAGGTGACGGGCAGACAAAAACGTTTTGACTGGGATACATCGAATCACTATCATATAAAGTGTATCAAGTGCGGCAGGGTCGATGACATCCCTGCAATCCAATTAAATGAGATAGAAAGGGCTGTTACAGATCCGTGCGGCTATACAGTGCTTGGTCATCGCCTTGAATTCGAAGGCATATGCCCGGGGTGCAAAAAGAAAGGGGAACGATCATCCTCAAAAGAAAGATAA
- a CDS encoding peroxiredoxin gives MCNLVTKEAPDFKAKAVMPDNNFKEISLSSNRGKYIILFFYPLDFTFVCPSEILAFDTALDEFKKRNCEVIGVSVDSEYTHLAWKNTPVNNGGIGNVRYPLVADLSKQISRAYGVLLEEAGVALRGLFLIDKGGIVRHALINDLPLGRNVDEAIRILDALQFHEAHGDVCPANWRPGEEAMKPTKEGVASYLAKHGAQGAKKGCKKSGCK, from the coding sequence ATGTGCAATCTGGTTACAAAAGAGGCGCCTGACTTCAAGGCAAAGGCGGTCATGCCCGACAACAACTTTAAGGAGATAAGCCTTTCTTCGAACAGGGGAAAATACATCATACTTTTTTTCTATCCCCTTGATTTCACCTTTGTCTGCCCGTCCGAAATACTGGCCTTTGATACGGCGCTGGACGAGTTTAAAAAGAGAAACTGCGAGGTCATCGGGGTCTCGGTAGACTCCGAATACACCCATCTCGCCTGGAAAAACACACCTGTCAACAATGGAGGCATAGGCAATGTCAGATATCCTCTGGTGGCGGATCTCTCGAAACAGATATCCAGGGCCTACGGTGTTCTGCTGGAGGAAGCTGGCGTGGCCTTACGCGGCCTGTTCCTTATCGACAAGGGGGGCATTGTACGGCATGCGCTCATAAATGATCTGCCGCTTGGCAGGAATGTCGATGAGGCCATCCGTATCCTTGACGCCTTGCAGTTCCACGAGGCCCACGGCGATGTCTGCCCGGCAAACTGGAGGCCTGGCGAGGAGGCCATGAAGCCTACCAAAGAGGGTGTGGCGAGCTATCTGGCCAAGCACGGCGCGCAGGGCGCAAAGAAAGGCTGCAAAAAGAGCGGATGCAAATAA
- a CDS encoding multiheme c-type cytochrome has protein sequence MKIIKRYLTGAALITALMAHGTGSALAQGKISDATQACLGCHESATPGIVADWKSGRHSKMTVEEALKKPVIERRISIEKVPAGMSGIVVGCAECHTINAASHKDTFEHNGFKVHVVVTPQDCAECHPVERDEYAKNIMSHAYGNLVNNPVYHGLMDSTNGIAAFDGKKATIGKPDQITQDDSCLYCHGTKIEVKGLKARDTSMGEMKFPELAGWPSVGVGRINPDGSKGSCTSCHPRHAFSIEVARKPATCSECHKGPDVPAYKVYSVSKHGNIYAADKEKWHFDAVPWKLGEDFTAPTCATCHVSLLVTKSGEVIAKRTHQMSDRLPYRLFGLIYATPQPKSPDTSIIRNKAGLPLPSELTGEPAAAYLIDAKEQAQRLATMEAVCLACHTQPWVDGHFARLDQSIKTTNEMTLTATKIVLAAWGKGLAKGLAQHDSIFNEAIEKMWIEEWLFFANSTRFASAMGGADYGVFADGRWAMSRNIQKMSDWLKFLEAAHKGIKDNKKKK, from the coding sequence ATGAAGATTATTAAAAGATATCTCACGGGCGCAGCCTTGATCACCGCATTGATGGCGCACGGCACAGGCAGCGCCCTTGCCCAGGGCAAGATAAGCGATGCCACGCAGGCCTGTCTCGGGTGCCACGAATCCGCAACCCCAGGGATTGTGGCCGACTGGAAGAGCGGGCGCCATTCAAAAATGACCGTCGAAGAAGCCCTCAAGAAGCCGGTTATCGAAAGACGCATATCCATAGAAAAGGTCCCTGCGGGCATGTCTGGGATAGTTGTGGGCTGTGCCGAGTGTCACACAATAAATGCAGCCTCTCACAAGGATACCTTTGAACACAATGGCTTCAAGGTCCATGTGGTTGTGACCCCCCAGGACTGCGCCGAATGCCACCCGGTTGAAAGGGACGAATATGCAAAGAATATCATGTCCCATGCCTATGGAAACCTTGTAAATAACCCTGTCTATCACGGCCTTATGGACTCGACAAACGGCATAGCCGCATTTGACGGCAAAAAGGCGACTATCGGCAAGCCAGATCAGATCACACAGGATGACTCTTGTCTCTACTGCCACGGCACAAAGATAGAGGTAAAGGGCCTGAAGGCGCGCGACACCTCGATGGGGGAGATGAAATTCCCCGAACTTGCAGGCTGGCCAAGCGTAGGGGTTGGCCGCATAAACCCCGACGGCTCCAAGGGCTCATGCACCTCGTGCCACCCGAGACACGCCTTCTCCATCGAGGTTGCGCGAAAACCTGCCACATGCTCGGAATGCCACAAGGGCCCTGATGTCCCTGCCTACAAGGTTTACAGTGTGAGCAAACACGGGAACATCTACGCCGCCGACAAAGAAAAATGGCATTTCGATGCGGTGCCGTGGAAGCTGGGCGAAGACTTTACCGCGCCCACCTGTGCGACGTGTCATGTGAGCCTGCTTGTCACCAAGAGCGGTGAAGTAATAGCCAAACGCACGCACCAGATGAGTGACAGGCTTCCCTATAGGCTCTTCGGTCTTATCTATGCTACACCTCAGCCAAAGTCACCTGATACGAGCATCATCAGGAACAAAGCCGGCCTGCCGCTTCCGTCCGAGCTTACAGGCGAACCGGCGGCCGCTTATCTGATCGATGCAAAGGAACAGGCCCAAAGGCTTGCAACAATGGAGGCCGTATGTCTCGCCTGCCACACCCAGCCTTGGGTGGACGGACACTTTGCAAGGCTGGATCAGTCCATAAAGACCACTAACGAGATGACGCTTACAGCCACAAAGATCGTCCTTGCCGCCTGGGGTAAAGGCCTGGCTAAGGGGCTTGCCCAGCATGACAGCATATTTAACGAGGCCATTGAGAAGATGTGGATAGAGGAGTGGCTGTTTTTCGCCAACTCAACCAGATTCGCCTCGGCAATGGGCGGCGCCGACTATGGGGTCTTTGCAGATGGGCGTTGGGCCATGTCACGCAACATCCAGAAGATGTCCGACTGGCTCAAGTTTCTTGAGGCTGCGCACAAGGGTATAAAGGACAATAAAAAGAAAAAATAA
- a CDS encoding desulfoferrodoxin, with translation MTKRLQIYKCEICGNMVEMVHDGVGQLVCCGQPMKLMEENIVDASREKHVPVIEKVDGGYKIKVGSVPHPMEEKHYIEWIELIADGRAYREFLKPGDKPEAFFCIDATNITAREYCNLHGLWKG, from the coding sequence ATGACAAAGAGGCTACAGATTTACAAGTGCGAGATATGCGGAAACATGGTGGAGATGGTCCATGATGGCGTGGGGCAGCTCGTCTGCTGCGGACAACCCATGAAGCTCATGGAGGAAAATATCGTAGATGCGTCCAGGGAAAAACACGTCCCTGTGATCGAGAAGGTCGATGGTGGCTACAAGATCAAGGTGGGCAGCGTTCCTCACCCGATGGAGGAAAAGCACTATATCGAATGGATCGAGCTCATTGCGGACGGCAGGGCCTATAGGGAATTCCTGAAGCCAGGCGACAAGCCCGAGGCCTTTTTCTGCATCGACGCAACGAACATAACCGCCCGCGAATACTGTAACCTTCACGGGCTATGGAAGGGATAA
- the rbr gene encoding rubrerythrin, translating to MDRIKGTQTEKNILIAFAGESQARNRYTYYASQAKKEGFIQIAAIFEETANQEREHAKRLYKLLEGGDAEVTAIFPAGTIGCTRDNLLHAAQGENYEHSQMYPGFARIAREEGFNEIACIFDAIAVAERQHEKRYRALAKNIDEGKVFKREETVVWRCRNCGYLHEGKEAPEKCPACAHPIAHFELLGENW from the coding sequence ATGGACAGGATCAAAGGCACACAGACAGAAAAGAACATCCTCATCGCCTTTGCGGGTGAATCTCAGGCAAGAAACAGATACACCTACTATGCAAGCCAGGCAAAAAAAGAGGGTTTTATACAGATTGCAGCCATCTTTGAAGAAACAGCCAACCAAGAAAGGGAACATGCAAAACGGCTCTATAAACTCCTTGAAGGCGGGGACGCAGAGGTAACGGCAATTTTTCCGGCCGGTACCATTGGATGCACCAGGGACAATCTCCTCCATGCAGCCCAGGGCGAGAACTACGAACACAGCCAGATGTACCCCGGCTTTGCAAGGATCGCCAGGGAAGAGGGATTTAATGAGATAGCTTGCATATTTGATGCCATAGCGGTCGCTGAAAGACAGCACGAAAAGAGATACAGGGCACTGGCCAAAAACATAGATGAAGGAAAGGTCTTCAAACGCGAAGAGACCGTGGTCTGGCGCTGTAGAAACTGCGGCTATCTCCATGAGGGAAAAGAGGCACCTGAAAAATGCCCTGCCTGTGCACACCCGATAGCCCACTTCGAATTGCTGGGCGAGAATTGGTAG
- a CDS encoding multiheme c-type cytochrome: MKATIKGVIMAVAALFLTPALGFPADMGKLKYDDFQKPDYCASCHIQIHEEWAQSLMSQSYTHKWDEVEYFKLALPHALKLEKVSGVKAGCIACHGPLAFLSGDIPPKPVVANTRANEGVSCEICHNITGSTEKAPYNFSFTIDPNGIKRGPRKDAESPAHGTQFSEFTRSPELCATCHDEQSPYGAWVKETYREWKAGPYAKEGTRCQDCHMYHSPGKSTDMGPERKDIAHHVFHGSHWPNKLAGVIDLALYTENATVSPGQTINFRAELFNGKAGHFVPSGSTEERMLWLEVWAVDAKGRRYPVPVTKKGFKDEGFTIADSKTLAYQDYGEIMNIKGFKGLKRDGNVPDGARIFRRPFFNPKGEMTTCQWYTVENTRVDYRIGPRETKIEHYSFNLPKNLPKGALTIEARLYYSEVPSSVGDFFKLPKEEYAPILVNENRLLFAVK; encoded by the coding sequence ATGAAAGCGACCATAAAGGGCGTAATAATGGCTGTTGCAGCGCTTTTTTTAACACCGGCCTTGGGCTTTCCGGCGGATATGGGGAAACTTAAGTACGACGACTTCCAGAAACCCGACTACTGCGCCAGCTGTCACATACAAATACACGAGGAGTGGGCGCAGAGCCTCATGTCCCAGTCCTATACCCACAAGTGGGATGAGGTTGAATACTTTAAGCTTGCCCTTCCCCACGCCTTGAAACTTGAAAAGGTGTCAGGGGTGAAGGCAGGATGTATCGCCTGCCACGGACCTCTGGCCTTTCTCTCAGGCGACATCCCGCCAAAGCCGGTTGTGGCGAATACCCGCGCAAACGAGGGGGTCTCCTGCGAGATCTGCCACAATATAACAGGGAGCACAGAGAAGGCGCCCTACAACTTCAGTTTCACAATTGATCCAAATGGCATAAAGCGCGGACCGAGAAAGGACGCCGAAAGCCCTGCACACGGCACGCAATTCTCTGAATTCACCAGGAGCCCAGAGCTCTGCGCCACCTGTCACGACGAACAGAGCCCCTACGGCGCATGGGTAAAAGAGACCTACAGGGAGTGGAAGGCCGGGCCCTATGCAAAAGAGGGGACAAGATGCCAGGACTGCCACATGTATCACTCACCGGGCAAATCGACCGACATGGGCCCTGAGAGAAAAGACATCGCCCATCACGTCTTCCATGGCTCACACTGGCCGAACAAGCTGGCCGGGGTCATTGATCTGGCCCTTTACACAGAAAACGCCACGGTTTCGCCGGGCCAAACGATAAACTTCCGGGCCGAGCTCTTTAACGGCAAGGCCGGTCACTTCGTGCCATCCGGCTCGACAGAGGAGCGCATGCTCTGGCTCGAGGTCTGGGCGGTGGATGCAAAAGGCAGGCGCTATCCCGTGCCTGTAACAAAAAAAGGCTTCAAAGATGAAGGATTCACTATCGCCGACTCAAAGACCCTGGCCTATCAGGACTATGGCGAGATCATGAATATAAAGGGCTTCAAGGGCCTCAAGAGGGATGGAAATGTGCCGGACGGGGCGCGCATCTTTAGAAGACCGTTTTTCAATCCAAAGGGCGAAATGACCACCTGCCAGTGGTACACGGTAGAAAACACCCGGGTTGACTACAGAATCGGGCCCAGGGAGACGAAGATCGAACACTACAGCTTCAACCTCCCCAAAAATCTTCCAAAGGGTGCGCTTACGATCGAGGCCAGGCTCTACTACAGCGAGGTCCCAAGCTCTGTGGGCGATTTTTTTAAACTCCCAAAGGAGGAATACGCGCCGATCCTGGTAAACGAAAACAGACTGTTATTCGCGGTCAAATAA